A stretch of the Colias croceus chromosome 13, ilColCroc2.1 genome encodes the following:
- the LOC123697042 gene encoding trypsin-2-like codes for YLKTIHSVTNIQCYNSKVLLRVIVIFLVIDLSRRVESELNGSSRKKHLANVTLTSFDTNRASLGTLKHHVFIYRLYDKWNLLYRSFCTGSIITEERVLTSAHCFLTNRKRLKRGLHEIRVVGGILHTLTQQPLSHDIQQWRNVKRTHSQRFFRFPAYNLAIIVVSKKWEFNQFVNKIPYALKNQDFDGICMGVVLKPTRSWSTDKSLYTTDLKIHKQSSCEQKLLRCCWQYYCTEYDSRLSSTEAEGAGLICFGTGDPAEDEQQGLLVGVTSVMYRGLPSLHVKVGLFNKWVTDAASKYSFNVYFCIVLLVMGNKLINFYLKN; via the exons tatttaaaaacaattcattCAGTTACGAATATTCAATGTTACAATTCTAAAGTGTTGTTACGAGTGATTGTAATTTTCCTAGTGATTGATTTATCACGGCGAGTAGAAAGTGAATTGAATGGATCTTCACGGAAA AAACATTTGGCCAATGTAACTTTAACGAGTTTTGACACAAACAGAGCTTCGCTTGGTACTTTGAAACACCAT GTATTTATATACCGATTGTATGATAAGTGGAATTTGCTCTACCGATCGTTTTGTACTGGGAGCATCATAACTGAAGAAAGGGTATTGACATCGGCACATTGTTTTCTTACAAATCGGAAAAG ATTAAAACGAGGTCTACATGAAATACGCGTAGTTGGCGGCATCCTGCATACATTGACTCAGCAGCCTCTCTCCCACGATATCCAACAGTGGAGGAACGTGAAGCGAACACATTCGCAGAGGTTTTTCAGATTTCCGGCATATAATCTTGCTATTATT GTCGTTTCAAAAAAATGGGAATTTAATCAGTTTGTGAATAAAATACCTTATGCTTTGAAAAATCAAGACTTCGATGGAATATGTATGGGTGTAGTACTAAAACCTACTAgg AGTTGGTCAACGGATAAAAGTCTTTATACAACTGACctgaaaatacataaacagTCGTCGTGTGAGCAAAAATTACTGCGATGTTGTTGGCAGTACTATTGTACTGAATATGACTCCAGACTGTCTTCTACT GAGGCAGAAGGCGCTGGTCTAATTTGTTTCGGCACCGGCGATCCCGCAGAAGACGAGCAACAGGGACTTTTAGTTGGTGTAACGTCAGTCATGTATCGAGGCTTGCCCAGTTTGCATGTCAAAGTTGGCTTGTTCAACAAATGGGTCACCGATGCAGCTAGCAAATATAGCtttaatgtgtatttttgtattgttctTTTAGTGAtgggaaataaattgattaattttta TTTAAAGAACTAA